In Pleurodeles waltl isolate 20211129_DDA chromosome 5, aPleWal1.hap1.20221129, whole genome shotgun sequence, one genomic interval encodes:
- the LOC138295256 gene encoding zinc finger protein 420-like, whose protein sequence is MKDVMQHQSVHVEEKPYKCTECNKVFQRKKNLKLHHQIHVGEKPYECTECDKAFVTNRHLMQHQKVHTGEKPYECTECGKAFITNVELKRHQKFHTGERPFKCTECEKAFFIKSHLTRHQKVHTGEKPYECTECNKAFSTHGSLTQHQKVHTGEKPYKCTECNKGFITHRNLAHHQKVHTGEKPYECTECDKAFITRGNLMQHQKVHTGEKPYKCTECEKGFITKQQLIHHLIVHTGKKPYQCAECDKAFITNGELKRHKKVHSGERPYPCMDCDQSFITNGELKQHQKVHTGERPCQCTECDQAFITNGALKRHQKVHTGERPYQCTECDKAFITNEELKRHQIVHTGERPFNCTDCEKAFTRKSYLAQHQKVHTGEKPYECTECNMAFITRQRLILHQKLHTGEKPYECTECDKSFRTNSALKRHQKIHTGEKPYGCTECDKTFIEKKSLKIHQRVHTGEKPYGCTECDKAFTEKKTLKIHQKVHTGEKPYKCTECDKAFIRRGELKRHQKIHTGEKPYSCTECDKAFIEKKSLKIHLNVHTGVRPYECDKAFITR, encoded by the coding sequence ATGAAAGACGTAATGCAGCATCAGAGTGTCCACGTAGAggagaaaccatataaatgtacagaatgtaataaagtgttccAAAGGAAGAAGAATCTAAAACTGCATCATCAAATCCACGTTGGTGAGAAGCCATatgaatgtacagaatgtgacaaggcGTTTGTTACCAATCGACACCTAATGCAACATCAGAAAGTCCACACCGGGGAAAAACCATATGAATGCACAGAATGTGGAAAAGCGTTTATAACAAATGTAGAGTTGAAGCGACATCAAAAATTCCACACTGGAGAGAGACCTTTCAAGTGCACTGAATGTGAGAAGGCATTTTTTATAAAGTCACATCTAACACGACATCAGAAAGTCCACACCGGGGAGAAACCCTATGAATGTACAGAATGCAACAAGGCATTTTCTACCCATGGAAGCCTAACACAGCATCAGAAAGTCCACACTGGagagaaaccatataaatgtactgaatgtAACAAGGGATTCATTACTCATAGAAACCTAGCGCATCATCAGAAAGTCCACACTGGAGAGAAACCGTATGAATGCACTGAATGCGACAAGGCATTTATTACCCGTGGAAACCTAATGCAACATCAGAAAGTCCACACTGGAGAGAAACCGTATAAATGCACTGAATGTgaaaagggatttattacaaagcAACAATTAATACACCACCTGATAGTTCACACTGGAAAGAAACCATATCAATGTGctgaatgtgacaaagcatttataaCAAATGGAGAGCTGAAGCGACATAAAAAAGTCCACAGTGGCGAGAGACCATACCCATGTATGGACTGTGACCAATCATTTATAACAAATGGAGAGCTGAAGCAGCATCAAAAAGTCCACACTGGAGAGAGACCATgccaatgtacagaatgtgaccaAGCATTTATAACAAATGGAGCACTGAAGCGACATCAAAAAGTTCACACGGGAGAGAgaccatatcaatgtacagaatgcgACAAAGCATTTATAACAAATGAAGAGCTGAAGCGACATCAAATAGTCCACACTGGGGAAAGGCCATTCAACTGCACTGATTGTGAGAAGGCATTTACTAGAAAGTCATATCTAGCCCAACATCAGAAAGTccacacaggggagaaaccatatGAATGTACTGAATGTAACATGGCATTTATTACAAGGCAAAGGTTAATATTACATCAGAAactccacactggggagaaaccgtaTGAATGCACTGAATGTGACAAATCATTTAGAACAAATAGTGCTCTAAAAcgacatcagaaaatccacactggggagaaaccatatggctgtactgaatgtgacaaaacatttattgaaaagaaaagtttaaaaatacatcagAGAGTCCACACTGGGGAGAAGCCATATGGCTGTActgaatgtgacaaagcatttactgaaaagaaaactttaaaaatacatcagaaagtccacactggagagaaaccatataaatgcactgaatgtgacaaagcatttataaGACGTGGAGAGCTGAAAcgacatcagaaaatccacactggggagaaaccatatagctgtacagaatgtgacaaagcatttattgaaaagaaaagtttaaaaatacatctgaatGTCCACACTGGGGTGAGGCCATatgaatgtgacaaggcatttattaCAAGGTGA